Proteins encoded together in one Variovorax paradoxus EPS window:
- a CDS encoding PC4/YdbC family ssDNA-binding protein produces MSEVIARIQKSRNAEIRVTRDQYEGREVVDIRVWFVEAGSGLWKPSGRGVQFDEKRLAAVIAGLTKALRQYTDVA; encoded by the coding sequence GTGTCTGAAGTCATCGCCCGCATTCAGAAATCGCGCAACGCCGAGATCCGGGTGACGCGCGATCAGTACGAGGGGCGCGAGGTCGTCGACATCCGCGTCTGGTTCGTCGAAGCCGGGAGCGGACTTTGGAAGCCGAGCGGGCGCGGCGTGCAGTTCGACGAAAAGCGGCTCGCGGCAGTCATCGCAGGATTGACTAAGGCCCTACGACAATACACAGATGTAGCCTGA
- a CDS encoding helix-turn-helix transcriptional regulator: protein MSRIEQTVDHAVEQTVELSKNPAALLRIATVQSLTGLSRTTIYCKAAQGEFPSPLKLGSRCSRWRASSISEWLEAVK, encoded by the coding sequence ATGAGCCGCATCGAGCAAACGGTCGACCATGCGGTCGAGCAAACCGTCGAGCTGTCGAAGAACCCGGCCGCACTGCTGCGCATCGCGACGGTCCAATCACTCACTGGTCTGAGCCGGACAACGATTTATTGCAAGGCTGCGCAAGGCGAATTCCCCTCGCCACTGAAACTGGGCTCGCGCTGCTCACGCTGGCGTGCGTCGTCGATCTCCGAGTGGCTGGAGGCGGTCAAGTGA
- a CDS encoding phage-like protein, whose translation MSFDLDDRGADEIDAIARRDGVPFGTGAEPGFFSGTGTAALQGLARGTVAKPALLLGDAATPLLRTSAQAVDKTLGTSLDAWLTDQQKRNTTALEQLRSDPATTGFAGQVVGGLFDLGSSAILYTPEGAAVLEGYGRRQELIGQGVAPGTATAVGAVSGAATYVGVKAPITLGQQAIGQGGRAMAQNLAYGATASVAGGVAERGFSRDLLKAAGYGEQAAPLEPYDKTALAAEATLGALFSGGAAALHARSTVRGQAATDAALTVTTVDHAQRGTAPGTPTDARAASAHASALSTAIEQVLRNEPANVGEQMADTAFVRPVPSPEIRAELQAHVADLLPVGPAAAPRAFKVPAGAARGVRNNNPGNIEAGGTQWQGQTGSDGRFATFDTPEAGIRALGRNLLTYQEKHGLNTVHGIINRWAPAGENDTAAYVRAVSTAVGVGPAEPLNLRDPSTLQKLASAIIRHENGGQPYPDEVLRAGVELAIGGRTGEVVTERGMRVPFRYRLAEADRLVTSNDADLRPNAAYPAELQPRDRTRDASEAQIARIAGNLQPELLAESARASDGAPIIGLDGVVESGNGRMLALGRAYGGERGAEYRAWLEGNAERFGLDAADVRTMQRPVLVRERIGDVDRAEFARQANESSVAAMSPTEQARADAGRISDLSGLVTGEDGTINQAQSAAFLRQFVQANVGPNELGSVLQADGRISQTGLQRVRQAVFSKAYGDAELVAMLTESTDSNVRNVLAGLMRAAPALARLQDLATAGARAPVDLGASIGRAAREFAALRAQGRTVEQALEQNALFDGMSPDMQALLKGIAQHANAPKRLGEMVGRLVDAVDALGDPRQRGIFDEAPGRLEPAAIDRAVARDVAAAARSTDPTMRAAAEVAMASPDMRVVLEDGTEVSAREVLARADQERQQAANDSAAFDAAVNCFLRT comes from the coding sequence ATGAGCTTCGATCTGGATGACCGCGGCGCCGATGAGATCGACGCGATCGCGCGCCGCGATGGCGTGCCCTTCGGCACCGGCGCAGAGCCCGGCTTTTTCTCGGGCACCGGCACGGCCGCGCTGCAGGGCCTCGCGCGCGGCACGGTGGCAAAGCCCGCGCTGTTGCTGGGCGATGCCGCCACCCCTCTCCTGCGCACGAGCGCGCAGGCGGTAGACAAGACGCTCGGAACCTCGCTCGATGCGTGGTTGACCGACCAGCAAAAGCGAAATACTACGGCGCTGGAGCAACTGCGGTCCGACCCTGCAACGACCGGCTTTGCGGGCCAAGTGGTGGGAGGGCTATTCGATCTGGGCAGCTCGGCCATCCTCTACACCCCCGAAGGGGCTGCGGTGCTCGAGGGCTACGGCCGGCGGCAGGAGTTGATTGGGCAAGGCGTCGCGCCTGGTACAGCGACCGCGGTGGGCGCGGTCAGCGGAGCCGCGACATACGTGGGCGTGAAGGCCCCCATCACGCTGGGGCAGCAGGCGATCGGGCAGGGCGGGCGCGCCATGGCCCAGAACCTCGCGTACGGCGCCACGGCAAGCGTGGCCGGCGGCGTTGCCGAGCGCGGCTTTTCTCGTGATCTGCTCAAGGCGGCGGGGTATGGAGAGCAGGCGGCGCCCCTGGAGCCGTACGACAAAACCGCGCTCGCGGCAGAAGCGACTCTCGGCGCACTTTTTTCCGGTGGAGCGGCGGCGCTACATGCCCGCTCGACCGTGCGGGGCCAGGCCGCCACCGATGCCGCGCTGACGGTCACAACCGTCGACCACGCCCAACGCGGCACGGCGCCCGGCACACCGACAGACGCACGCGCCGCGTCCGCGCATGCCAGCGCGCTCAGCACGGCGATCGAGCAGGTGCTGCGGAACGAACCCGCCAATGTCGGCGAGCAGATGGCGGACACGGCATTCGTTCGGCCGGTGCCGTCGCCGGAGATCCGCGCAGAGTTGCAGGCGCATGTTGCCGATTTGCTGCCAGTCGGCCCGGCAGCCGCACCCCGCGCATTCAAAGTCCCAGCCGGCGCCGCACGCGGTGTGCGCAACAACAACCCCGGAAACATCGAAGCCGGTGGTACGCAGTGGCAGGGCCAGACGGGGAGCGATGGACGCTTCGCTACGTTCGACACGCCCGAGGCAGGTATTCGCGCCCTGGGCCGCAATCTGCTGACCTACCAGGAGAAGCACGGACTCAACACCGTGCACGGGATCATCAACCGGTGGGCGCCAGCCGGTGAGAACGACACCGCAGCCTACGTGCGCGCCGTGTCCACCGCCGTGGGCGTTGGTCCGGCTGAGCCGCTGAACCTCCGAGATCCGTCGACTCTCCAGAAGCTGGCCAGCGCGATCATCCGCCACGAAAACGGCGGGCAGCCGTACCCCGATGAGGTGCTGCGCGCCGGTGTCGAGTTGGCGATCGGCGGGCGCACCGGGGAGGTGGTGACCGAGCGCGGCATGCGCGTGCCTTTCCGGTATCGCCTCGCCGAGGCCGACCGCCTGGTGACATCCAACGACGCCGACCTTCGCCCGAATGCCGCATATCCCGCTGAACTGCAGCCGCGCGACCGGACCCGCGACGCCTCCGAAGCGCAGATCGCGCGCATTGCCGGCAACCTGCAGCCCGAGCTGCTGGCAGAGAGCGCCCGCGCGTCAGACGGCGCACCGATCATCGGACTTGATGGGGTGGTGGAGTCCGGCAATGGCCGAATGCTCGCCCTGGGCCGCGCCTACGGGGGCGAGCGCGGCGCGGAATACCGTGCATGGCTGGAAGGCAACGCCGAGCGCTTCGGGTTGGATGCCGCAGACGTGCGCACCATGCAGCGGCCGGTGCTTGTGCGCGAGCGCATTGGGGATGTGGATCGCGCGGAGTTCGCTCGCCAAGCGAACGAGTCGAGCGTGGCCGCCATGTCGCCGACTGAGCAGGCGCGTGCGGACGCGGGCCGCATTTCGGACCTCTCGGGTCTGGTGACAGGGGAAGACGGCACGATCAACCAAGCGCAGAGCGCGGCATTCCTCCGCCAGTTCGTGCAGGCCAACGTCGGCCCCAACGAACTGGGCTCTGTGCTTCAGGCTGACGGCCGGATCTCGCAGACCGGTCTGCAGCGCGTGCGCCAGGCAGTTTTCTCGAAAGCCTACGGTGATGCGGAACTGGTCGCGATGCTCACCGAGAGCACGGACAGCAATGTGCGCAACGTCCTGGCCGGCCTGATGCGCGCAGCTCCGGCGTTGGCTCGGCTGCAGGACCTTGCGACTGCCGGCGCCCGTGCCCCCGTCGACCTCGGTGCGTCGATCGGGCGCGCCGCCCGCGAGTTCGCTGCGCTGCGTGCGCAAGGCCGGACAGTCGAGCAGGCGCTCGAGCAGAACGCGCTCTTCGATGGCATGTCCCCCGACATGCAGGCGCTGCTGAAGGGCATTGCGCAGCACGCCAACGCACCGAAGCGACTGGGCGAGATGGTCGGCCGGCTGGTCGATGCGGTCGATGCCCTGGGCGACCCGCGGCAACGCGGAATTTTCGATGAGGCGCCGGGCCGCCTGGAGCCCGCCGCGATCGATCGCGCAGTCGCCCGCGATGTCGCCGCCGCGGCCAGGTCCACAGATCCCACGATGCGCGCGGCGGCCGAAGTCGCGATGGCGAGCCCCGATATGCGGGTGGTGCTGGAGGACGGCACCGAAGTCTCAGCCCGCGAGGTGCTGGCGCGCGCCGACCAGGAGCGGCAGCAAGCCGCCAACGACTCCGCCGCATTCGACGCCGCGGTCAACTGCTTTTTGAGGACCTGA
- a CDS encoding GNAT family N-acetyltransferase, with product MTATITSLAGEYEGLVEPATVEDVARLAEMGEELHASSDHRVLGFDRPKVEHLLTALINDPNGVVFVSRRDGIVVGAFAGAVVPNWFSDDLIGVDYSFFVLPDARKDMRGTTLILAFTRWCERRGAKQVKVGITTGIEVESTSRLYRSLGFVDAGVGFSKEVNHGNR from the coding sequence ATGACCGCAACCATCACCTCCCTGGCAGGCGAGTACGAAGGGCTCGTCGAGCCCGCGACCGTTGAGGATGTCGCACGCCTCGCAGAGATGGGGGAGGAACTCCACGCGAGCTCGGACCATCGCGTGCTGGGCTTCGACCGGCCGAAGGTTGAGCACTTGCTCACTGCCCTGATCAACGACCCGAACGGCGTGGTCTTCGTTTCGCGCCGCGATGGAATCGTCGTTGGCGCGTTCGCTGGCGCAGTTGTGCCGAACTGGTTCAGCGACGACCTGATCGGCGTGGACTACTCGTTCTTCGTGCTGCCCGACGCACGCAAGGACATGCGCGGCACCACGCTGATCCTCGCGTTCACGCGGTGGTGCGAGCGCCGTGGCGCCAAGCAGGTGAAGGTCGGAATCACGACGGGCATCGAGGTTGAAAGTACCTCGCGGCTCTACCGCTCACTGGGGTTCGTCGACGCTGGCGTCGGCTTTTCGAAGGAGGTGAATCATGGGAATCGTTGA
- a CDS encoding helix-turn-helix transcriptional regulator produces the protein MESSKKPDAGSAGLLATAQASAYLGVPGPTLAGWRYRGIGPTYVKIGGCIRYRKADLDGYIAQNERKAVAA, from the coding sequence ATGGAAAGCTCTAAAAAGCCTGATGCCGGATCTGCCGGCCTGTTGGCAACTGCGCAGGCTAGCGCATACCTTGGCGTCCCGGGCCCGACTTTGGCCGGCTGGCGCTACCGCGGTATCGGCCCGACCTACGTGAAGATTGGCGGCTGCATTCGCTACCGCAAAGCCGATCTCGACGGCTATATCGCGCAGAACGAACGCAAGGCGGTGGCAGCATGA
- a CDS encoding helix-turn-helix domain-containing protein translates to MSRAKNKPQSGVRRPRVNAKLPLPAQSMSASTSTQAQIERLLRLLKRRPRHTHELRQHGISHPAARVLDLKRRGFCIESSRVSTVDSDSFQHRGVALYELRSEQEGAA, encoded by the coding sequence GTGAGCCGCGCAAAAAACAAACCCCAGAGCGGTGTGCGCCGCCCCAGGGTGAATGCAAAGTTGCCATTGCCCGCGCAGTCTATGAGCGCAAGCACATCGACGCAAGCGCAAATCGAACGCCTGTTGCGCCTTCTCAAGCGCCGCCCGCGCCACACGCACGAGCTTCGCCAGCACGGAATCAGCCACCCTGCAGCCCGAGTGCTTGACCTCAAGCGCCGCGGCTTCTGTATCGAGTCATCCCGCGTCAGCACTGTGGACTCGGACTCCTTCCAGCATCGCGGGGTTGCACTCTACGAACTGCGCAGCGAGCAGGAAGGGGCGGCGTGA
- a CDS encoding helix-turn-helix transcriptional regulator, translating into MVKRRVMPSDPVPKVRLRTPLIARSGLVSAWDVDVGAASLDSRAKSSTLYLELCGEFLEDLSGVTSFELLVIGDIDRVSEIDRRCWVGNVLRCRPLIECVVTLNAPEFQALLTVVTAGRLSTLDVRFEPPRYGSAFIQSVRFNSSQAISAVLTEQPSCAQPEVLRRLDAMTSALASLARLTGARLTRAEMCNRLGVTSNTLTSRVRRGDVPTPSKDGKWLLAEVMEWESRGG; encoded by the coding sequence ATGGTCAAGCGACGCGTGATGCCGTCAGACCCGGTGCCAAAGGTCCGGCTGCGAACCCCACTCATCGCGCGGTCCGGTCTCGTGTCGGCGTGGGATGTGGATGTCGGGGCCGCCTCCCTTGATAGCAGAGCGAAATCGAGCACGCTCTACCTGGAGCTGTGCGGCGAGTTCTTGGAAGACCTGTCTGGCGTTACGTCGTTTGAGCTGCTCGTGATCGGTGACATTGATCGAGTCTCGGAAATCGATCGTAGATGCTGGGTGGGGAATGTCCTGCGATGCCGGCCGCTGATTGAGTGCGTCGTGACCTTGAACGCGCCGGAGTTCCAAGCCCTTTTAACTGTCGTCACAGCGGGACGGTTGAGTACGCTTGACGTGCGGTTCGAACCCCCCCGATACGGGTCTGCATTCATCCAGTCGGTGCGGTTCAACTCAAGTCAGGCAATCTCTGCCGTTCTTACTGAGCAACCGAGTTGCGCGCAGCCTGAGGTTCTGCGACGCCTCGATGCCATGACATCGGCTCTGGCCTCACTCGCGCGCCTGACCGGTGCCCGCCTCACGCGCGCGGAGATGTGCAACCGCTTGGGCGTGACCAGCAATACGCTCACATCGCGCGTTCGCCGCGGCGACGTGCCTACTCCCAGCAAGGATGGGAAGTGGCTGCTGGCTGAAGTGATGGAGTGGGAGTCACGGGGCGGCTGA
- a CDS encoding helix-turn-helix domain-containing protein encodes MDLKAWFDSLTHSKILKMGGNPESQVLDCKRIGDEGDMKKNLAVVLSGFANGQGGVCLWGVTAKKNSQGIDCIDAFPGVDDARRVASRFDELTPQAVSPGTAGVVHRAIVPRSESRGFVATFVPASDGGPHMARFGEDRYYQRIGLSFSRMEPFQIADMFGRRARPSLKVSLKQWNPFEYRVQIENVGRGPARGLFIQVTAPAPFHRNLMGIDGNRNEVIPYAGNHSAGTWLHAGDAGMLLHPTMSVMIGGVWLAYDVSQYIAARSIPAILEVGYKVGALDVAPQEGTLRADLRPHLPSGYICVLS; translated from the coding sequence ATGGATCTGAAAGCATGGTTTGACTCACTCACCCATAGCAAGATCTTGAAGATGGGAGGGAATCCGGAGTCGCAGGTGCTGGACTGCAAGAGGATCGGCGACGAAGGAGACATGAAGAAAAACCTTGCTGTCGTTCTTTCTGGTTTCGCGAACGGACAAGGCGGGGTCTGCCTTTGGGGCGTCACTGCAAAGAAAAACAGCCAGGGTATCGATTGCATCGACGCATTTCCTGGCGTCGATGATGCCCGCAGAGTCGCAAGCCGGTTTGACGAGTTAACGCCACAAGCCGTTTCGCCTGGTACTGCAGGTGTTGTCCATCGCGCGATCGTGCCGCGAAGTGAAAGCCGCGGCTTTGTCGCGACGTTTGTTCCTGCAAGCGACGGCGGCCCTCACATGGCTCGCTTCGGCGAGGACCGCTACTACCAGCGCATTGGCTTGAGCTTCTCGCGGATGGAGCCGTTTCAGATTGCAGACATGTTTGGACGTCGAGCTCGGCCAAGTCTCAAGGTGAGCCTCAAGCAGTGGAATCCATTCGAATATCGAGTCCAGATAGAAAACGTCGGACGGGGGCCTGCACGTGGACTTTTCATCCAAGTCACAGCGCCTGCCCCCTTCCATCGAAATTTGATGGGCATCGATGGCAATCGAAATGAGGTCATTCCGTACGCAGGCAATCACTCAGCAGGCACGTGGCTACATGCTGGTGATGCTGGGATGCTGCTCCATCCCACCATGTCAGTCATGATCGGCGGCGTTTGGCTAGCTTACGACGTCTCTCAGTACATCGCGGCGAGATCAATCCCTGCAATACTTGAAGTCGGCTACAAGGTCGGAGCGCTTGATGTAGCGCCGCAAGAAGGTACGCTTCGCGCGGATCTTCGCCCCCATCTCCCATCAGGCTACATCTGTGTATTGTCGTAG
- a CDS encoding helix-turn-helix domain-containing protein, with protein sequence MTPDIIDSEQCAELLRCTPDQVEELARAGEIPGLKLGRGWIFMYADLLLFLAEKAREEALQRRMKRQPHAPLPMVKPRRQTPPALPALPTEARRSTSPTSEKPAASTASTPHTRTTAERPAIHQGSLYVPAAEAARMLSMGKSTFWREVKNKNLPAPVKLGGLTRWRVADLQRCVDQAR encoded by the coding sequence TTGACGCCGGACATCATTGATTCCGAGCAGTGCGCAGAGTTGCTGCGTTGCACCCCAGACCAGGTGGAAGAACTCGCTCGCGCCGGCGAGATCCCAGGGTTGAAGCTCGGCCGCGGGTGGATATTCATGTATGCCGACCTGCTTTTGTTCCTCGCCGAGAAGGCACGGGAAGAGGCACTGCAGCGACGCATGAAGCGCCAGCCGCACGCGCCCCTGCCGATGGTTAAGCCACGCCGCCAGACGCCGCCGGCCCTGCCGGCGCTCCCAACCGAGGCCCGGCGGTCCACAAGCCCAACCTCAGAGAAGCCGGCAGCATCGACGGCCTCAACTCCTCACACCCGGACAACCGCCGAGCGCCCCGCCATTCATCAAGGGAGTCTCTACGTCCCGGCCGCCGAGGCTGCACGCATGCTGTCCATGGGCAAGTCGACGTTCTGGCGCGAGGTAAAGAACAAGAACCTGCCGGCGCCCGTGAAGCTCGGCGGGCTCACGCGCTGGCGGGTTGCGGACCTTCAGCGCTGCGTTGACCAAGCGCGATAG